One window of the Archangium primigenium genome contains the following:
- a CDS encoding glycosyltransferase → MRILIAANGSRGDVQPMLALAWALRERGHEAVLASNPRFASEAHAFGLPFVSVGQDLQRIMEDHRDAFSGQHSMGSVRRMQHAMTEEVRQQFQHLVPLARDFDRVVGGGFVLAARTAAEAAGRPFSFVVYTPQVFPSAHHPPTLLHLTRAPRWFARMAWWGMGQAYNLSLRRVLNEQRQLLGLAPVKDVLRYFFSLEHTWVAAEPELYPMPPDVAVPQVGAFCLPDARPFPEELERFLAAGPPPVYVGFGSMPDAAPERTTRIIAEAARRAGCRVVLSSGGAGLGGKGLGPDLLPVGALSHWKLFPRMAGIVHHAGAGTTAAAARAGVPQVAVPHVFDQFMLAHRVVRANLGVSLTRRQLTVARLAAALARIRQDGAIRASAARTGERLRQHNALETFIQHLTKT, encoded by the coding sequence ATGAGGATCCTCATCGCGGCCAATGGTTCGCGGGGCGACGTGCAACCGATGCTGGCGTTGGCGTGGGCCCTGCGCGAGCGCGGTCACGAGGCGGTGCTGGCCTCCAATCCCCGCTTCGCCTCGGAGGCGCACGCTTTCGGCCTGCCCTTCGTGTCCGTGGGGCAGGACCTGCAGCGGATCATGGAGGACCACCGGGACGCCTTCAGTGGCCAGCACTCGATGGGCAGCGTGCGGCGGATGCAGCACGCCATGACCGAGGAGGTGCGGCAGCAGTTCCAGCACCTGGTGCCCCTGGCCCGGGACTTCGATCGGGTGGTGGGCGGCGGCTTCGTCCTCGCCGCGAGGACGGCGGCCGAGGCGGCGGGTCGGCCCTTCTCGTTCGTCGTCTACACGCCCCAGGTGTTCCCCTCGGCGCACCACCCGCCCACCCTGCTGCACCTGACCCGCGCGCCGCGCTGGTTCGCCCGGATGGCGTGGTGGGGCATGGGCCAGGCCTACAACCTGAGCCTCCGGCGCGTGCTCAACGAGCAGCGCCAGCTCCTGGGCCTCGCCCCGGTGAAGGACGTGCTCCGCTACTTTTTCTCGCTGGAGCACACGTGGGTGGCGGCCGAGCCCGAGCTCTACCCCATGCCGCCCGACGTGGCCGTGCCCCAGGTTGGCGCCTTCTGCCTGCCGGACGCGCGCCCCTTTCCCGAGGAGCTGGAGCGCTTCCTCGCGGCGGGGCCGCCGCCGGTGTACGTCGGTTTTGGCAGCATGCCGGACGCGGCGCCGGAGCGGACCACCCGCATCATCGCCGAGGCGGCGCGGCGCGCGGGCTGCCGGGTGGTGCTGTCCTCGGGCGGCGCGGGCCTGGGCGGGAAGGGACTGGGGCCGGACCTGCTGCCCGTGGGCGCGCTCTCGCACTGGAAGCTCTTTCCGCGCATGGCGGGAATCGTCCACCACGCGGGCGCGGGAACGACCGCCGCGGCGGCGCGCGCGGGGGTGCCGCAGGTCGCGGTCCCCCATGTCTTCGATCAGTTCATGCTGGCGCACCGCGTGGTGCGCGCGAACCTGGGCGTCTCCCTGACGCGGCGCCAGCTCACGGTGGCACGCCTGGCGGCGGCCCTCGCGCGCATCCGCCAGGACGGCGCCATCCGCGCGAGCGCGGCGCGCACCGGCGAGCGCCTGCGTCAACACAACGCCCTGGAGACCTTCATCCAGCACCTGACGAAGACCTGA
- a CDS encoding class II 3-deoxy-7-phosphoheptulonate synthase, whose product MSTWSPASWKTKPIAQDVAYEDPKDLDEVVTTLGRLPPLVTSWEVERLRNLLAEAQQGRRFLLQGGDCAESLSECRPEIITNRQKILLQMSLVLIHGGHRPVIRVGRIAGQYAKPRSKPTEVRGGVELPSYFGDLVNRPEFTPEARRADPRLMLACYHHAAMTLNFVRSLSDGGFADVHHPEYWDLSFFRQAAVPGELREEYEQTTRKLSEALRFMEALGERNVSELSRVDFYTSHEGLNLHYESAQTRKVPWRQGWYDLTTHLPWIGERTRALDGAHVEFFRGIRNPVGVKLGPSVSPADAVRLAEQLNPDNEPGKLVLITRMGAQRVVDALPPVVEAMRRAGRLVLWVCDPMHGNTVSTASGIKTRSFDDVLREVERSFDVHEQLGSVLGGVHFELTGEDVTECVGGAVGLTEHDLGRNYSSLCDPRLNYRQALEMSFHLARRMSRLPRPTRP is encoded by the coding sequence ATGAGCACCTGGTCCCCCGCCTCCTGGAAGACGAAGCCCATCGCCCAAGACGTCGCCTACGAGGATCCGAAGGACCTCGACGAGGTGGTCACCACGCTCGGACGCCTGCCGCCGCTGGTCACCTCGTGGGAGGTGGAGCGGCTGCGGAACCTGCTGGCCGAGGCGCAGCAGGGGCGCCGCTTCCTGTTGCAGGGCGGTGACTGCGCCGAGTCGCTGTCCGAGTGCCGTCCGGAGATCATCACCAACCGGCAGAAGATCCTCCTGCAGATGTCGTTGGTGCTCATCCATGGCGGCCATCGGCCCGTCATCCGGGTGGGCCGCATCGCCGGCCAGTACGCCAAGCCGCGCTCCAAGCCCACCGAGGTGCGCGGCGGCGTGGAACTGCCGAGCTACTTCGGAGACCTGGTGAACCGGCCGGAGTTCACGCCGGAGGCGCGGCGGGCGGATCCCCGGCTGATGCTGGCCTGCTACCACCACGCGGCGATGACGCTCAACTTCGTGCGCTCGCTGAGCGACGGCGGCTTCGCGGACGTGCACCACCCGGAGTACTGGGACCTGAGCTTCTTCCGGCAGGCGGCCGTGCCGGGCGAGCTGCGCGAGGAGTACGAGCAGACGACGCGCAAGCTCAGCGAGGCCCTGCGCTTCATGGAGGCGCTGGGCGAGCGCAACGTGTCGGAGCTCTCGCGCGTGGACTTCTACACGAGCCACGAGGGGCTCAACCTGCACTACGAGTCGGCCCAGACGCGCAAGGTGCCGTGGCGGCAGGGGTGGTACGACCTGACGACGCACCTGCCGTGGATTGGCGAGCGCACGCGCGCGCTGGATGGCGCGCACGTGGAGTTCTTCCGGGGCATCCGCAACCCGGTGGGCGTGAAGCTGGGCCCCAGCGTGTCGCCCGCGGACGCGGTGCGGCTGGCCGAGCAGCTCAACCCGGACAACGAGCCGGGCAAGCTGGTGCTCATCACCCGCATGGGCGCGCAGCGGGTGGTGGACGCCCTGCCGCCGGTGGTGGAGGCGATGCGGCGCGCGGGCCGGCTCGTGCTGTGGGTGTGCGACCCGATGCACGGCAACACCGTGTCCACCGCGTCCGGCATCAAGACGCGCAGCTTCGACGACGTGCTGCGCGAGGTGGAGCGCAGCTTCGACGTGCACGAGCAGCTCGGCTCGGTGCTGGGCGGGGTGCACTTCGAGCTCACGGGCGAGGACGTCACCGAGTGCGTGGGCGGCGCGGTGGGCCTCACCGAGCACGACCTGGGGCGCAACTACTCGTCCCTGTGCGACCCCCGGCTCAACTACCGGCAGGCCTTGGAGATGAGCTTCCACCTCGCCCGGCGCATGAGCCGGCTGCCGCGCCCGACCCGGCCCTGA
- a CDS encoding aldo/keto reductase produces MAETNAKASGTFKIGGDLEVNRLGFGAMRITGQGIWGPPEDPAEARRTVRRVVELGINFIDTADSYGPYVSEDILAEVLAPHPKGVVIATKGGLTRHGPNVWPVLGRPEYLRQCVLMSLRRLKQERIDLWQLHRIDPKVPRDEQFGVLAEMQKEGLIRHLGLSEVSVEEIQAASRFFQVTTVQNLYNLANRKSEDVLDHCAANGIGFIPWYPLAAGNLAAPGALLDTVAKKLSATPSQVALAWVLKRSPVMLPIPGTGKVKHLEENTAAAHLTLSDEDFRALDTQGREAWKQQGQRK; encoded by the coding sequence ATGGCCGAGACGAACGCGAAGGCGAGCGGCACTTTCAAGATCGGTGGTGACCTGGAGGTGAATCGGCTGGGGTTCGGCGCGATGCGCATCACCGGACAGGGCATCTGGGGCCCGCCGGAGGATCCCGCGGAGGCCCGGAGGACCGTCCGGCGCGTGGTGGAGCTGGGCATCAACTTCATCGACACGGCGGACAGCTACGGCCCCTACGTGAGCGAGGACATCCTGGCGGAGGTGCTGGCGCCCCATCCCAAGGGCGTGGTCATCGCCACCAAGGGCGGCCTGACCCGCCACGGGCCCAACGTGTGGCCCGTGCTGGGACGTCCCGAGTACCTGCGGCAGTGCGTGCTGATGAGCCTGCGTCGGCTGAAGCAGGAGCGCATCGACCTGTGGCAGCTGCACCGCATCGATCCGAAGGTGCCGCGCGACGAGCAGTTCGGCGTCCTGGCCGAGATGCAGAAGGAGGGCCTCATCCGCCACCTGGGCCTGAGCGAGGTGAGCGTCGAGGAGATCCAGGCGGCCAGCCGCTTCTTCCAGGTGACGACGGTGCAGAACCTCTACAACCTGGCCAACCGCAAGAGCGAGGACGTGCTGGACCACTGCGCCGCGAACGGCATCGGGTTCATTCCCTGGTACCCGCTGGCGGCGGGCAACCTCGCGGCCCCGGGCGCCTTGCTCGACACCGTGGCCAAGAAGCTCTCGGCCACGCCGTCCCAGGTGGCGCTCGCGTGGGTGCTCAAGCGCAGCCCGGTGATGCTCCCGATTCCCGGCACGGGCAAGGTCAAGCACCTGGAGGAGAACACCGCCGCGGCCCACCTCACGCTCTCCGACGAGGACTTCCGCGCGCTCGACACCCAGGGGCGCGAGGCCTGGAAGCAGCAGGGCCAGCGCAAGTAG
- a CDS encoding Imm21 family immunity protein has protein sequence MTTQKPQWIASEGGPLVMMPRSKASSWNGVEGDHYDDACQIDDFAGVLKRSWGDILVLGDEPAQTTLIVRQDGLALLRWLHAPSEQDLLELALRWAPEDPPSPVERLSIRLLDEPYILFDSVQHGQSIEPMDLQPPPSARTLTTFVVKDEDKQVGFILHRFDHTLSKGHLTLVPRE, from the coding sequence ATGACGACCCAGAAGCCGCAGTGGATCGCCTCCGAGGGAGGACCCCTGGTGATGATGCCCCGCTCGAAGGCCTCGTCCTGGAACGGCGTCGAAGGGGACCACTACGATGACGCCTGCCAGATCGATGACTTCGCGGGAGTCCTCAAACGAAGCTGGGGGGACATCCTCGTGCTGGGGGACGAGCCCGCCCAGACGACCCTCATCGTCCGGCAGGATGGGCTGGCGCTCCTGCGGTGGCTCCACGCCCCCTCGGAGCAAGACCTGCTCGAGCTCGCGCTGCGCTGGGCTCCGGAAGATCCGCCCTCACCCGTCGAGCGGCTGAGCATCCGACTCCTCGATGAGCCCTACATCCTCTTCGACAGTGTGCAGCACGGTCAGTCCATCGAGCCCATGGACCTCCAACCGCCCCCATCGGCCAGGACGCTGACGACCTTCGTGGTGAAGGACGAAGACAAGCAGGTGGGCTTCATCCTCCACCGGTTCGATCACACCCTCTCCAAGGGGCACCTGACGCTCGTCCCCCGGGAATGA
- a CDS encoding protein kinase domain-containing protein — MDFGLEARVTPGLDVGGYRIDRKLGQGGFGGVFLAWRDGRPSALKFIHLESVGDWGWRELFVLLPRQSAQVVKLRSHLQWPEEQPEYLVLVMEYVPGPTLYGWAREHNPSARDVVEKLLPLVRALAALHARGVFHRDLKGDNVLVREPDGAPVLVDFGAGSSPLAPRVTQGALAPASVYYRSPESLAFSRREGRVPGARYAYAGTDEVYALGVVLYVLLTDVYPFTGPDSALVETILEGAPTPPHARNARVPESLSRLCLRMLARDPLLRIRDMSALGGELGALLDASREAPEWARSLCHGWNEEEPTTEDLVAEGGPVDVEAWIAKWKNKKPRRGYRRRTVPAKRWSARHLLPVVMALGVGAVAAVCFWLQGQTPPGPASLKAWLTQSAENMTVARSGAPPRLVPDQKRAPCTAGLEREVSGGCWLATEHRPPNCPAQTVAYDGRCLLPVAKSPSVPVSVDAGKK; from the coding sequence GTGGATTTCGGACTCGAAGCGCGGGTGACGCCGGGCCTGGACGTGGGCGGCTACCGCATCGACAGGAAGTTGGGGCAGGGGGGCTTCGGGGGCGTGTTCCTGGCCTGGCGTGACGGGCGGCCGAGTGCCCTCAAGTTCATCCACCTGGAGAGCGTGGGGGACTGGGGCTGGCGCGAGCTGTTCGTCCTGCTGCCCCGCCAGTCCGCCCAGGTCGTGAAGCTGCGCAGCCACCTGCAATGGCCCGAGGAGCAACCCGAGTACCTGGTGCTGGTCATGGAATACGTGCCGGGCCCCACGCTGTATGGCTGGGCGCGGGAGCACAACCCCTCCGCCCGGGACGTGGTGGAGAAGCTCCTGCCCCTCGTCCGGGCCCTGGCGGCCCTGCATGCCCGGGGGGTGTTCCACCGGGACCTCAAGGGAGACAACGTGCTCGTGCGCGAGCCGGATGGCGCGCCCGTGCTGGTGGACTTCGGCGCGGGCTCGAGTCCCCTGGCGCCCCGAGTGACACAGGGCGCCCTGGCTCCCGCCAGCGTGTACTACCGCAGCCCCGAGTCCCTCGCCTTCAGCCGACGCGAGGGCCGTGTCCCCGGCGCGCGTTACGCCTATGCCGGGACGGACGAGGTGTACGCCCTGGGGGTCGTGCTCTACGTGCTCCTCACGGACGTGTATCCCTTCACGGGTCCGGACTCGGCGCTGGTGGAGACCATCCTGGAGGGCGCGCCCACGCCGCCCCATGCGCGCAATGCCCGGGTCCCCGAGTCACTGTCCCGACTGTGTCTGCGAATGCTGGCGCGGGACCCGTTGCTCCGGATTCGGGACATGAGCGCCCTGGGAGGGGAGCTGGGGGCGCTGTTGGACGCCTCCCGCGAAGCGCCGGAGTGGGCGCGGTCCCTGTGCCATGGCTGGAATGAGGAGGAGCCCACCACGGAGGACCTCGTCGCGGAGGGTGGGCCGGTGGACGTCGAGGCGTGGATCGCGAAGTGGAAGAACAAGAAGCCGCGGCGGGGCTATCGCCGTCGCACGGTCCCCGCGAAGCGCTGGTCCGCGCGCCATCTCCTCCCGGTGGTGATGGCCTTGGGCGTGGGGGCGGTGGCCGCCGTGTGTTTCTGGCTTCAAGGACAGACACCGCCTGGACCCGCGTCATTGAAGGCTTGGCTGACACAAAGCGCCGAGAACATGACCGTGGCTCGCTCCGGCGCGCCACCCCGTCTGGTTCCGGATCAAAAGCGAGCACCCTGCACGGCGGGCCTGGAGCGTGAAGTCAGTGGGGGTTGCTGGTTGGCGACCGAGCACCGGCCGCCCAACTGCCCAGCGCAAACCGTGGCGTATGACGGGCGCTGTCTGCTGCCTGTCGCCAAGTCCCCTTCCGTTCCGGTGAGCGTGGACGCGGGAAAGAAGTAG
- a CDS encoding SRPBCC family protein, which translates to MSVTRLRHHVKAPRARVYRALLDAHAIATWRVPPGMSSQVHVFEAREGGAIRVSLTYDAPGPAGKTTAHTDTYQGRFVKLVPDEQVVESIAFETDDPAMRGEMTLTLTLRDAPTGGTELLAVHEGLPSGVRPEDNAEGWRLSLDRLAALVEAG; encoded by the coding sequence ATGAGCGTGACCCGCCTGCGCCACCATGTGAAGGCCCCCCGCGCGCGTGTCTACCGCGCCCTGCTCGACGCGCACGCCATCGCCACGTGGCGGGTGCCGCCCGGCATGAGCAGCCAGGTGCACGTGTTCGAGGCCCGCGAGGGCGGCGCCATCCGCGTCTCGCTCACCTACGACGCGCCCGGCCCGGCCGGAAAGACCACGGCGCACACCGACACGTACCAGGGCCGCTTCGTGAAGCTCGTGCCGGACGAGCAGGTCGTCGAGTCGATCGCGTTCGAGACGGACGACCCCGCGATGCGCGGCGAAATGACCCTCACCCTCACCCTGCGCGACGCCCCCACGGGAGGCACCGAGCTGCTCGCCGTGCACGAGGGCCTGCCGAGCGGCGTGCGGCCCGAGGACAACGCGGAGGGCTGGCGGCTGTCGCTCGATCGGCTCGCGGCGCTCGTCGAGGCGGGCTGA
- a CDS encoding DUF7594 domain-containing protein has product MEWLKKGLRGVGAGVAVAVLSHGDAAASAEVPAREGAVQRTWTVPTEGDAHVDQGQPAQNFGDSATLFVSSSPRRDAYLRFTIEGLRGEVTSAKLRLYATSPTDNGPRLTSLLAYWNERGVTWNAAPGLHGEVLADLGAVAQDTWVEYDVTPSILGSGTYMFGLLGDSIHVAAFASKEDPRAERRPQLVITTAPLSDCMPRTSTRSVSTGYMTRTAYASENRPGAWAGAYGPFRVKGAPDRMESYFKLAYPGTLRWTPRSITLRLFATSGTLDGPALHPVSTAWSRNAYGVEDVNWYSRPALLGPAVDNLGAIASGSWVEYDLTRAGLRAYQEYAFGLLPESSDEVRFVTNASGVPAPELHLTLESDEYCTYRGTGGGRLGWAKQHGGRQDERLYLMATDVRGGFVATGHFGDSPLVRPGDVVLARFDAEGGLAWTRRLATDSVQARALTVAPDGGIFLVGNYQGTLDLGAGPLPRSPALNQGFFVARFFPDGRTEWSQGFVLTPTDPRDYPYLTVRPIEAASEPSGGLVVVGALSGPLDLSGPAGSTATHDVRNGGFVVRLDAQGQPVWSRSLSGDSDTSAWVQSVSTDSEGGVVLTGEMGSASDLGDGQTTGQERASFIARYSPEGDLLWKRVFLFDRGSIRSARFVGDQGQVGFVASIGGPFSFAGESHVGGMPGGTEPANVWSFLGTLDAKGRDGWIREQGYFAGELLAGRDGTLTVTDLSQTWNLGGGLLDPVTGGPRLARYSSTGRHLWSRALDVSLYDPYGTQLPPDWTPPRLALLPGGGLLVGGVFARPLQLDGRSFSSRGAADLLFFQLDP; this is encoded by the coding sequence ATGGAGTGGTTGAAGAAGGGCCTGCGAGGGGTGGGAGCCGGAGTGGCCGTGGCGGTGTTGTCGCACGGGGACGCCGCCGCATCGGCCGAGGTGCCAGCGCGCGAGGGGGCCGTCCAACGGACGTGGACCGTCCCGACCGAGGGCGATGCTCATGTGGATCAAGGCCAACCCGCCCAGAACTTCGGGGACTCGGCCACGCTGTTCGTGTCGTCGTCCCCTCGGCGCGACGCCTATCTGCGCTTCACGATCGAGGGACTCCGGGGAGAAGTGACGAGCGCGAAGTTGCGGCTCTACGCCACCTCGCCCACGGACAACGGGCCCCGTCTGACCTCGCTGCTCGCGTACTGGAATGAGCGGGGCGTGACGTGGAACGCCGCCCCGGGCCTTCACGGCGAGGTGCTGGCGGATCTGGGCGCCGTGGCCCAGGACACGTGGGTGGAGTACGACGTGACGCCGTCCATCCTCGGCAGCGGAACCTACATGTTCGGTCTGCTGGGGGATTCGATCCACGTCGCGGCCTTCGCGTCGAAGGAGGATCCCCGCGCCGAGCGTCGGCCCCAGCTCGTCATCACCACCGCGCCGCTCTCCGACTGCATGCCGCGCACGAGCACCCGGAGCGTCTCGACGGGGTATATGACCCGGACCGCGTATGCGTCCGAGAACCGGCCGGGCGCGTGGGCCGGTGCGTACGGGCCCTTTCGGGTGAAGGGGGCGCCGGATCGCATGGAGAGCTACTTCAAGCTCGCCTATCCGGGAACCCTGCGGTGGACACCTCGGAGCATCACGCTGCGACTGTTCGCCACCTCGGGCACCCTGGACGGGCCCGCGCTCCATCCCGTCAGCACCGCCTGGTCGCGCAACGCGTATGGCGTGGAGGACGTCAACTGGTACTCCCGGCCCGCCTTGCTGGGCCCCGCCGTGGACAACCTCGGCGCCATCGCCTCTGGCAGCTGGGTGGAGTACGACCTGACCCGCGCGGGGCTCCGTGCCTATCAGGAGTACGCGTTTGGCCTGTTGCCCGAGTCCTCCGACGAGGTGCGCTTCGTCACCAACGCCTCCGGTGTTCCCGCGCCCGAGCTGCACCTCACGCTGGAGTCAGACGAGTACTGCACCTACCGCGGCACGGGCGGAGGGCGGCTCGGGTGGGCGAAGCAGCACGGCGGCCGTCAGGACGAGCGGCTGTACCTGATGGCCACGGACGTGCGCGGCGGCTTCGTGGCGACGGGGCACTTCGGAGACTCGCCCCTGGTCCGCCCGGGCGACGTGGTCCTGGCGCGCTTCGACGCCGAGGGCGGCCTGGCGTGGACCCGCCGCCTGGCCACGGACTCGGTCCAGGCCCGCGCGCTCACCGTGGCGCCCGATGGCGGCATCTTCCTGGTGGGCAACTACCAGGGCACGCTGGATCTGGGCGCGGGCCCCCTGCCCCGCTCCCCCGCGCTCAACCAGGGCTTCTTCGTCGCCCGGTTCTTCCCGGATGGCCGGACGGAGTGGAGCCAGGGCTTCGTCCTCACGCCGACGGATCCGCGCGACTATCCCTACCTGACCGTGAGGCCCATCGAGGCCGCCAGCGAGCCCTCGGGCGGACTCGTCGTCGTGGGCGCCCTCAGTGGACCCCTGGACCTGAGCGGACCGGCGGGCTCGACGGCGACCCATGATGTCCGCAATGGGGGCTTCGTGGTCCGCCTCGACGCCCAGGGTCAGCCCGTCTGGTCCCGCTCGCTCTCGGGCGATTCCGACACGTCCGCGTGGGTGCAGAGCGTGAGCACGGATTCGGAGGGCGGCGTCGTCCTCACGGGAGAGATGGGCAGCGCCTCCGATCTGGGAGATGGACAGACGACGGGCCAGGAGCGCGCCTCCTTCATCGCCCGGTACTCCCCCGAGGGGGACCTGCTGTGGAAGCGGGTGTTCCTCTTCGATCGCGGGAGCATCCGGAGCGCCCGGTTCGTGGGTGACCAGGGGCAGGTCGGCTTCGTGGCGAGCATCGGAGGACCCTTCTCCTTCGCGGGCGAGTCCCATGTCGGTGGGATGCCGGGCGGCACCGAGCCGGCGAACGTCTGGAGCTTCCTGGGAACGCTCGACGCGAAGGGGCGGGACGGATGGATTCGCGAGCAAGGCTACTTCGCGGGCGAGTTGCTGGCGGGCCGTGACGGGACCCTCACGGTCACCGATCTCAGTCAGACCTGGAACCTGGGAGGAGGACTCCTGGATCCGGTGACGGGAGGGCCCCGGCTCGCCCGGTACTCCTCGACGGGCAGGCACCTGTGGTCACGGGCGCTCGACGTGAGCCTCTATGACCCCTACGGCACCCAACTGCCTCCGGACTGGACGCCCCCCCGGCTCGCGTTGCTGCCGGGCGGCGGACTGCTCGTCGGAGGCGTCTTCGCCCGACCCCTCCAACTCGACGGGCGGAGCTTCTCGTCTCGCGGCGCCGCAGATCTGCTGTTCTTCCAGCTCGACCCCTGA
- a CDS encoding DUF6310 domain-containing protein, whose product MRLQACIALLLYVSACATSAPGPEDSVDWEPGYANLQRAAALPWTDGGGCVVQEASRPWPVLAERCYHALDHDRVEFHDLTGRCSVASAAAATVGFGLCVFMAPEIAVGAVVVTGVVVAGYLLKEALHTYELRRGRPETRPVTVPRPVPVTKTAPPKPSPGQKSKPDPKGPDFPPVGPTEVAERERRRRCEPIPVPHEGKDAAHDRCADQFPPNRYPGMDVLVDGVSFDALQVGVPVLWEIKTHRFDTYPDYIQNREIEKELEQLHKERDAALACRYRFVVGVSTQAHKDALLAVDPSLIVVVTGCKR is encoded by the coding sequence ATGCGTCTCCAAGCGTGCATCGCACTTCTGCTCTATGTCTCCGCCTGCGCGACGTCAGCGCCGGGCCCGGAAGATTCCGTGGACTGGGAGCCGGGGTACGCCAACCTCCAGCGAGCGGCGGCCCTGCCCTGGACGGATGGAGGAGGGTGCGTGGTCCAGGAGGCATCGCGGCCGTGGCCCGTCCTCGCGGAGCGGTGCTATCACGCCCTGGACCATGACCGCGTCGAGTTTCACGACCTCACGGGAAGATGCTCGGTGGCCTCCGCTGCGGCTGCGACCGTGGGGTTCGGCCTGTGCGTCTTCATGGCGCCGGAGATTGCCGTGGGGGCGGTGGTGGTAACGGGCGTGGTGGTGGCGGGCTACCTACTCAAAGAGGCCCTGCACACCTACGAATTGCGGAGGGGTCGCCCTGAAACGCGCCCCGTGACAGTGCCGCGCCCGGTGCCTGTTACAAAGACCGCCCCGCCGAAGCCGTCGCCAGGGCAGAAGTCCAAGCCAGACCCTAAGGGGCCAGATTTTCCTCCCGTGGGGCCAACGGAGGTCGCGGAGCGAGAGCGCCGCCGTAGGTGCGAGCCCATACCCGTGCCGCATGAGGGCAAGGACGCCGCGCATGACAGGTGCGCAGACCAGTTTCCGCCCAACCGTTACCCCGGGATGGATGTGCTCGTGGACGGTGTGAGTTTCGATGCGTTGCAAGTCGGCGTGCCTGTGCTCTGGGAAATCAAGACCCATCGATTCGACACATACCCTGACTATATCCAAAATCGGGAGATTGAGAAGGAACTCGAACAATTGCACAAGGAGCGCGACGCGGCACTGGCCTGTAGATATCGCTTCGTTGTTGGCGTGAGCACCCAAGCACACAAGGACGCGCTGCTCGCCGTCGATCCCTCTCTCATTGTCGTTGTCACTGGATGCAAGCGATGA
- a CDS encoding DUF5953 family protein: MNTQSRLSLTVYAPSLVGDDNRTVAAVHGLERALIDLRLEWRVDERRRLAALPNRDAWLAEAATRGKFPMVCNEDERYHVMIAGHNRSAYVSPGGQPQLQVYAKLPLDAVVISVAAEMLERIAEGACAFWGHATPGDAALDIAYQTAPTLEGPPSPRRGLPSLKLFEHIRAPEIPAYLGWLNYWSAAAARAIGFPDPTRDADLLSRSRRTASGGWVVQLTDSPLDLDDPAHLDALKRAYERFPEIGGRAAP, encoded by the coding sequence ATGAACACGCAAAGCCGCCTCTCCCTGACCGTCTACGCACCCTCACTCGTGGGTGATGACAACCGCACGGTTGCTGCCGTCCATGGATTGGAACGAGCGTTAATCGACTTACGCTTGGAATGGCGGGTTGACGAGCGGCGACGGCTTGCCGCGTTGCCAAACCGCGATGCTTGGTTGGCTGAAGCGGCCACGCGCGGCAAGTTCCCGATGGTATGTAACGAAGATGAGCGTTACCATGTGATGATTGCCGGGCACAACCGATCCGCGTATGTAAGCCCCGGCGGTCAACCCCAACTTCAAGTTTATGCAAAGCTGCCACTAGACGCAGTCGTTATCTCGGTAGCGGCGGAGATGCTGGAGCGTATAGCGGAGGGGGCCTGTGCGTTCTGGGGGCATGCGACGCCGGGTGATGCTGCGCTGGACATCGCGTATCAAACAGCACCCACGCTGGAAGGGCCGCCATCCCCACGCCGGGGGCTGCCCTCCCTGAAACTCTTCGAGCACATCCGCGCGCCAGAGATTCCTGCCTACCTCGGATGGCTGAATTACTGGTCGGCTGCCGCCGCACGGGCCATCGGTTTTCCGGACCCCACGCGTGACGCGGATCTGCTCTCACGCTCACGGCGCACGGCATCAGGGGGGTGGGTCGTGCAGCTCACCGATTCACCACTCGACCTGGACGACCCGGCCCACCTGGACGCGCTCAAACGGGCCTACGAGCGCTTCCCGGAGATTGGCGGGCGCGCAGCCCCCTGA